The following coding sequences are from one Hippopotamus amphibius kiboko isolate mHipAmp2 chromosome 9, mHipAmp2.hap2, whole genome shotgun sequence window:
- the MPG gene encoding DNA-3-methyladenine glycosylase isoform X2, with protein MEQSGYLVTVATSQPSHAVISQVLLGPRAGLSMPGMAQLSCRMGLKKQRLLEAKRHQSPPDGTQTPSAKEPRLEPLATLGPQRSIYFLGLKGHPARLGSEFFDQPAIPLARAFLGQVLVRRLDDGTELRGRVVETEAYLGPEDAAAHSRGGRQTPRNRSMFMKPGTLYVYFIYGMYFCMNVSSQGDGACVLLRALEPLGGLEAMRQLRCTSRKGTAGRALKDRELCNGPSKLCQALAIDKSFNQRDLATDEAVWLERGPPGSSEAAVVTAARVGIGHAGEWALKPLRFYVQGSPWVSVVDRAAERDTQTGAKACRDEDF; from the exons ATGGAGCAGAGTGGCTACCTTGTCACTGTCGCCACCAGCCAGCCTTCACATGCAGTCATTTCCCAAGTCCTCCTGGGTCCCCGCGCAGGGCTGAGCATGCCAGGTATGGCTCAG CTTTCCTGCAGAATGGGGCTAAAAAAGCAGCGACTGTTGGAGGCCAAGCGGCATCAGAGCCCACCAGATGGGACCCAGACACCTTCCGCCAAGGAGCCCCGCTTGGAGCCACTCGCGACCCTGGGCCCCCAGCGCAGCATCTATTTCTTAGGCCTAAAGGGCCACCCTGCTCGCCTGGGATCAGAGTTTTTTGACCAGCCTGCCATCCCCCTGGCACGGGCCTTTCTGGGACAG GTCTTGGTCCGACGGCTGGACGATGGCACAGAGCTCCGTGGCCGCGTTGTGGAGACTGAGGCATACTTGGGGCCAGAGGATGCAGCTGCCCATTCGAGGGGTGGCCGGCAGACCCCCCGCAACCGCAGCATGTTCATGAAGCCAGGGACGCTGTATGTGTACTTCATCTACGGCATGTACTTCTGCATGAATGTCTCCAGCCAAG GGGATGGGGCGTGTGTCCTGCTCCGAGCGCTAGAGCCCCTGGGGGGCCTGGAGGCCATGCGGCAGCTTCGCTGCACTTCCCGCAAAGGCACTGCCGGACGAGCCCTCAAAGACCGTGAGCTCTGCAACGGCCCCTCCAAGTTGTGCCAGGCCCTGGCCATCGACAAGAGCTTTAACCAGCGGGACCTGGCCACGGATGAGGCTGTGTGGTTGGAACGGGGGCCCCCAGGCTCCAGTGAGGCAGCTGTGGTGACAGCAGCCCGCGTGGGCATCGGCCACGCAGGAGAATGGGCCCTGAAGCCCCTGCGCTTCTATGTGCAGGGCAGCCCCTGGGTCAGTGTGGTAGACAGAGCAGCTGAGCGGGACACACAGACTGGAGCAAAGGCCTGCCGGGATGAGGATTTTTAA
- the MPG gene encoding DNA-3-methyladenine glycosylase isoform X1 translates to MMSGSQRVPAVLSQAWVPLSPPQALQPFATPACGWCMEQSGYLVTVATSQPSHAVISQVLLGPRAGLSMPGMAQLSCRMGLKKQRLLEAKRHQSPPDGTQTPSAKEPRLEPLATLGPQRSIYFLGLKGHPARLGSEFFDQPAIPLARAFLGQVLVRRLDDGTELRGRVVETEAYLGPEDAAAHSRGGRQTPRNRSMFMKPGTLYVYFIYGMYFCMNVSSQGDGACVLLRALEPLGGLEAMRQLRCTSRKGTAGRALKDRELCNGPSKLCQALAIDKSFNQRDLATDEAVWLERGPPGSSEAAVVTAARVGIGHAGEWALKPLRFYVQGSPWVSVVDRAAERDTQTGAKACRDEDF, encoded by the exons ATGATGAGTGGCAGTCAGAGGGTACCAGCTGTCCTGTCCCAGGCTTGGGTgccactgtcccctccccaggccctgcagcCCTTTGCCACTCCTGCTTGTGGATGGTGCATGGAGCAGAGTGGCTACCTTGTCACTGTCGCCACCAGCCAGCCTTCACATGCAGTCATTTCCCAAGTCCTCCTGGGTCCCCGCGCAGGGCTGAGCATGCCAGGTATGGCTCAG CTTTCCTGCAGAATGGGGCTAAAAAAGCAGCGACTGTTGGAGGCCAAGCGGCATCAGAGCCCACCAGATGGGACCCAGACACCTTCCGCCAAGGAGCCCCGCTTGGAGCCACTCGCGACCCTGGGCCCCCAGCGCAGCATCTATTTCTTAGGCCTAAAGGGCCACCCTGCTCGCCTGGGATCAGAGTTTTTTGACCAGCCTGCCATCCCCCTGGCACGGGCCTTTCTGGGACAG GTCTTGGTCCGACGGCTGGACGATGGCACAGAGCTCCGTGGCCGCGTTGTGGAGACTGAGGCATACTTGGGGCCAGAGGATGCAGCTGCCCATTCGAGGGGTGGCCGGCAGACCCCCCGCAACCGCAGCATGTTCATGAAGCCAGGGACGCTGTATGTGTACTTCATCTACGGCATGTACTTCTGCATGAATGTCTCCAGCCAAG GGGATGGGGCGTGTGTCCTGCTCCGAGCGCTAGAGCCCCTGGGGGGCCTGGAGGCCATGCGGCAGCTTCGCTGCACTTCCCGCAAAGGCACTGCCGGACGAGCCCTCAAAGACCGTGAGCTCTGCAACGGCCCCTCCAAGTTGTGCCAGGCCCTGGCCATCGACAAGAGCTTTAACCAGCGGGACCTGGCCACGGATGAGGCTGTGTGGTTGGAACGGGGGCCCCCAGGCTCCAGTGAGGCAGCTGTGGTGACAGCAGCCCGCGTGGGCATCGGCCACGCAGGAGAATGGGCCCTGAAGCCCCTGCGCTTCTATGTGCAGGGCAGCCCCTGGGTCAGTGTGGTAGACAGAGCAGCTGAGCGGGACACACAGACTGGAGCAAAGGCCTGCCGGGATGAGGATTTTTAA
- the MPG gene encoding DNA-3-methyladenine glycosylase isoform X4 has product MGLKKQRLLEAKRHQSPPDGTQTPSAKEPRLEPLATLGPQRSIYFLGLKGHPARLGSEFFDQPAIPLARAFLGQVLVRRLDDGTELRGRVVETEAYLGPEDAAAHSRGGRQTPRNRSMFMKPGTLYVYFIYGMYFCMNVSSQGDGACVLLRALEPLGGLEAMRQLRCTSRKGTAGRALKDRELCNGPSKLCQALAIDKSFNQRDLATDEAVWLERGPPGSSEAAVVTAARVGIGHAGEWALKPLRFYVQGSPWVSVVDRAAERDTQTGAKACRDEDF; this is encoded by the exons ATGGGGCTAAAAAAGCAGCGACTGTTGGAGGCCAAGCGGCATCAGAGCCCACCAGATGGGACCCAGACACCTTCCGCCAAGGAGCCCCGCTTGGAGCCACTCGCGACCCTGGGCCCCCAGCGCAGCATCTATTTCTTAGGCCTAAAGGGCCACCCTGCTCGCCTGGGATCAGAGTTTTTTGACCAGCCTGCCATCCCCCTGGCACGGGCCTTTCTGGGACAG GTCTTGGTCCGACGGCTGGACGATGGCACAGAGCTCCGTGGCCGCGTTGTGGAGACTGAGGCATACTTGGGGCCAGAGGATGCAGCTGCCCATTCGAGGGGTGGCCGGCAGACCCCCCGCAACCGCAGCATGTTCATGAAGCCAGGGACGCTGTATGTGTACTTCATCTACGGCATGTACTTCTGCATGAATGTCTCCAGCCAAG GGGATGGGGCGTGTGTCCTGCTCCGAGCGCTAGAGCCCCTGGGGGGCCTGGAGGCCATGCGGCAGCTTCGCTGCACTTCCCGCAAAGGCACTGCCGGACGAGCCCTCAAAGACCGTGAGCTCTGCAACGGCCCCTCCAAGTTGTGCCAGGCCCTGGCCATCGACAAGAGCTTTAACCAGCGGGACCTGGCCACGGATGAGGCTGTGTGGTTGGAACGGGGGCCCCCAGGCTCCAGTGAGGCAGCTGTGGTGACAGCAGCCCGCGTGGGCATCGGCCACGCAGGAGAATGGGCCCTGAAGCCCCTGCGCTTCTATGTGCAGGGCAGCCCCTGGGTCAGTGTGGTAGACAGAGCAGCTGAGCGGGACACACAGACTGGAGCAAAGGCCTGCCGGGATGAGGATTTTTAA
- the MPG gene encoding DNA-3-methyladenine glycosylase isoform X3: MPARRGAQLSCRMGLKKQRLLEAKRHQSPPDGTQTPSAKEPRLEPLATLGPQRSIYFLGLKGHPARLGSEFFDQPAIPLARAFLGQVLVRRLDDGTELRGRVVETEAYLGPEDAAAHSRGGRQTPRNRSMFMKPGTLYVYFIYGMYFCMNVSSQGDGACVLLRALEPLGGLEAMRQLRCTSRKGTAGRALKDRELCNGPSKLCQALAIDKSFNQRDLATDEAVWLERGPPGSSEAAVVTAARVGIGHAGEWALKPLRFYVQGSPWVSVVDRAAERDTQTGAKACRDEDF, from the exons ATGCCCGCGCGCCGCGGGGCCCAG CTTTCCTGCAGAATGGGGCTAAAAAAGCAGCGACTGTTGGAGGCCAAGCGGCATCAGAGCCCACCAGATGGGACCCAGACACCTTCCGCCAAGGAGCCCCGCTTGGAGCCACTCGCGACCCTGGGCCCCCAGCGCAGCATCTATTTCTTAGGCCTAAAGGGCCACCCTGCTCGCCTGGGATCAGAGTTTTTTGACCAGCCTGCCATCCCCCTGGCACGGGCCTTTCTGGGACAG GTCTTGGTCCGACGGCTGGACGATGGCACAGAGCTCCGTGGCCGCGTTGTGGAGACTGAGGCATACTTGGGGCCAGAGGATGCAGCTGCCCATTCGAGGGGTGGCCGGCAGACCCCCCGCAACCGCAGCATGTTCATGAAGCCAGGGACGCTGTATGTGTACTTCATCTACGGCATGTACTTCTGCATGAATGTCTCCAGCCAAG GGGATGGGGCGTGTGTCCTGCTCCGAGCGCTAGAGCCCCTGGGGGGCCTGGAGGCCATGCGGCAGCTTCGCTGCACTTCCCGCAAAGGCACTGCCGGACGAGCCCTCAAAGACCGTGAGCTCTGCAACGGCCCCTCCAAGTTGTGCCAGGCCCTGGCCATCGACAAGAGCTTTAACCAGCGGGACCTGGCCACGGATGAGGCTGTGTGGTTGGAACGGGGGCCCCCAGGCTCCAGTGAGGCAGCTGTGGTGACAGCAGCCCGCGTGGGCATCGGCCACGCAGGAGAATGGGCCCTGAAGCCCCTGCGCTTCTATGTGCAGGGCAGCCCCTGGGTCAGTGTGGTAGACAGAGCAGCTGAGCGGGACACACAGACTGGAGCAAAGGCCTGCCGGGATGAGGATTTTTAA